The sequence GCGATCGGGGAATGGATGCGGGGATGGACCAGGCGTTTGATCTGGTAGGCGTAGTCCTCGGCGGTGAGGGCGCGGCTGCCGGTTTCGGGAAAATCGGCGAGGGTCTCGATGTGGCTCAGCTGTTCCGGGGTCAGGGCATGGTAGCGGTAGCGCCCCGCGTCGTCCTTGGCGAAGGCCGGATGGGGTTGAAATCGCACGTCCTGGCGCAGGCGGATGTCGTACACGCTGTAGGCGATGCGCTCGTCCGGGGCATCATCCGGCAGCGGTCGCCCCGCCTGGTCCAGGTAGCTGACCGCAGGAAGCGCCGCCGCCGTCAGCGGCTCCAGCCGATAGGGACGCACCAGGTAGGCGTATTGCAACAGCGGCTCATAAATCTGGGCGATGAGCTCGTACTCGTTGGCGCTGTAGGCTTGGGCCGGATCCAGATGCTTAGGCCGTTCCTCGAAGGAGGTGTAGAGGATGTTCTTGCCGTTGTCCTCGGCCGGATACGGATTGTTGAGGGGGTCGCCGCAGCCCACCAACAACGCCAGCCCGAGCCCGCTCGCCAAGAGCCTAAGAATCGGGCGCCACGGAATCCGGAAGGAGGACATTGGGATCGCAGGATGGGCAGGGCGGGGCCCCATTATAGCCAAACCTGGGGCGGCGCTGGATTTCCGCGCGTCCCAGAGCAGATGCTACGGATTGACACCGGGTACGGTCCTGGCAACCTTAGCGGGTCCTGGATCGTCTTTGGACTCTTTGGCAAGGAGCGCCCCCATGAAGATCACCCACCTCGGCCACGCCAGCCTACTGGTCGAAACCGGTCGCTTAAGGATTTTGTCCGACCCCTGGTGGAAGGGCCCCTGTTTCGGCGCCCAGTGGTGGGTGTGTCCGAAGCCGGTGCTCGATCCGCTGGAGGATCGGCGGCTCGATTACATCTACATTTCCCATCTGCACGAGGATCATTTCCACCCGAGCACCCTGCGTACCCTGGACCGTACCGCCAAGGTCCTGATCCAGCACTGCCCCCGCCTGGCAGAGGCGGTCCGCCGGTTGGGCTTCGAGGTCCTGGAGGTCGCTCCCGATCGGGACTTCGCGCTGGGACACGGGGTATCCTGCCGCATTGTGCCCACCTATGGCGGGGACAGCTTCCTGATCCTCAGCGACGGGGCGGAGACCCTGGTCAACCTCAACGACGCGGTGCATCCCTTGCCGCGTTCCCTGCGCAGCAAATTCACCCGGCTGATCCGCCGCCTGCACCCGAGGATCGACTATGTCTTCTGCGGCTATGGGGTGGCCTCCCATTTTCCCAATTGCTACATCGTTCCCGGCAAAGACGACGCCGCCACCGCCCGCAAGCGGCAGTTGTTTTTCAACCACGCCTGGGCGGAAATCGTGCATGAGTTGGCGCCCCGGTTCGGGTTTCCCTTCGCCGCCGACGTGGCCCTGCTGGAAGACGAGCTGTTCTGGGCCAATGAAGTGGTGCACAACTGCGAGCGTCCAACGGCGGTGTTCCGCCGCCTCTATCCCACCGCTACCACCGAGGTTCTGGACATCGTCGGCGGGTTCGTGGTCGAAAACGGGGAGGTCCGCGTGCCTCGCTTGAAGAAGCCGTTGGTTCCGGCGGAGGTCAGAGACCAGTTCCGGGAGGAGATCCGCCGCGCCAATCAGGTGCCCCGAGTGGATGGCGCCGACCTCGCCCTGGTGCGGGATCTCCTCGAACGGGCCATCGCCCGCAAGGCTGGCTATTTGGGCCGCTATCGGCACGACTATGCGGTGCTGCTGCGGTTCCGCAATGGCGAGCACGGCCTGGCGATCCGGAAACACGGCTCGCGCCTCGCCGTCGAACCCGTCGCCGATGCCGACCAGGCCCGGGAGCGCTTCGACCTGTGCTTTACTACCCGACTGGCTTATCTGCGGCGCAGCCTGTCCGAGCCGCTGGGCAACGAGACCCTGTTCGTGGGCTCCGGCGGCATCTTCCGCTATGCCAATGTGGAGATGCTGAACCACCATTTGCACGAGGAGGTAATGGAAATCGTCTCCCCCTTTAAGCCGGCCGGGTCCCGCTGGCGGCAAGATCTGAAACGCCTGGCCAAGCGGCTCATCGACCGCGACGACTTCGA is a genomic window of Candidatus Methylocalor cossyra containing:
- a CDS encoding MBL fold metallo-hydrolase; translation: MKITHLGHASLLVETGRLRILSDPWWKGPCFGAQWWVCPKPVLDPLEDRRLDYIYISHLHEDHFHPSTLRTLDRTAKVLIQHCPRLAEAVRRLGFEVLEVAPDRDFALGHGVSCRIVPTYGGDSFLILSDGAETLVNLNDAVHPLPRSLRSKFTRLIRRLHPRIDYVFCGYGVASHFPNCYIVPGKDDAATARKRQLFFNHAWAEIVHELAPRFGFPFAADVALLEDELFWANEVVHNCERPTAVFRRLYPTATTEVLDIVGGFVVENGEVRVPRLKKPLVPAEVRDQFREEIRRANQVPRVDGADLALVRDLLERAIARKAGYLGRYRHDYAVLLRFRNGEHGLAIRKHGSRLAVEPVADADQARERFDLCFTTRLAYLRRSLSEPLGNETLFVGSGGIFRYANVEMLNHHLHEEVMEIVSPFKPAGSRWRQDLKRLAKRLIDRDDFDLYNAARWTVFKTAPIEVRPANAG